From the Pedobacter cryoconitis genome, one window contains:
- a CDS encoding MgtC/SapB family protein, whose protein sequence is MNNDFIHYPVGPVALKMTVAIGIGMLIGMERKWSHKEAGIRTFSIVALLGMLSTLAGHDFIIVAMVGVFLLAIGMNARSLMANESVEITTSAALIANYILGVLVGMGHIFTPVAGAIVITMLLAWKTELNKFAGGLLPSEIRSAILLGLIGFVIFPVLPNRYVDPWHLFNPSDAWISVIAIAGIGFVNYVFLRVFSTRGLYLGAIFGGLVNSTATVAEVSSRVQSAGTPSKITTLSSLINISMFVRNMLLAAIFVPLSLTATLIPLLAMSCVAALWIWRDYSLEKADVTTPQATIKLASPISLTKVLWFGVLFIIIQAAGILLTRYFGSLGILGTGFFGGLISSASTTVAAATMAAHGQISPAVAGSAAIISSMASALIDLPIVWKTIHDKKIVRTFTYKLLSIILVGITMIVLDRVFQLSEIFVSYLQ, encoded by the coding sequence ATGAACAATGATTTTATACATTATCCTGTCGGCCCAGTTGCTTTAAAAATGACTGTTGCTATAGGTATTGGCATGCTGATAGGCATGGAGCGGAAATGGTCGCATAAAGAGGCCGGAATCAGAACATTTTCAATTGTCGCACTATTGGGAATGCTCTCCACTCTTGCAGGACACGATTTTATCATTGTGGCCATGGTAGGCGTATTCTTATTGGCGATCGGTATGAATGCGCGCAGCCTGATGGCCAATGAATCTGTCGAGATCACAACCTCAGCGGCGCTGATTGCTAATTATATATTGGGCGTTCTGGTAGGTATGGGACATATATTTACCCCCGTTGCCGGCGCTATTGTGATTACAATGCTGCTGGCCTGGAAAACAGAGCTGAACAAATTTGCAGGAGGGCTCCTTCCCTCAGAGATAAGGAGTGCTATTTTACTGGGTTTGATTGGTTTTGTAATCTTCCCGGTATTGCCCAACAGGTATGTTGATCCCTGGCACTTATTCAATCCGAGTGATGCCTGGATAAGTGTAATTGCAATTGCAGGAATTGGATTTGTGAATTACGTATTTCTGCGTGTATTCAGTACGCGCGGCCTATATCTGGGGGCGATATTTGGCGGCCTGGTCAATAGTACAGCAACTGTGGCCGAAGTGAGTTCCAGAGTTCAAAGTGCAGGCACACCTTCAAAAATAACAACACTATCCAGCCTGATCAATATTTCAATGTTTGTAAGAAACATGTTATTGGCAGCTATATTTGTTCCACTTTCGCTCACCGCAACACTTATACCACTACTTGCCATGTCTTGTGTAGCAGCATTATGGATATGGCGTGATTATAGTTTAGAGAAAGCAGATGTAACTACACCGCAGGCTACCATTAAACTGGCGTCTCCTATTTCTTTAACAAAAGTACTGTGGTTTGGTGTATTATTCATCATCATCCAGGCAGCAGGTATTTTACTGACCCGCTATTTTGGAAGTCTTGGTATTCTGGGTACCGGTTTCTTTGGCGGGCTGATCAGCAGTGCAAGTACTACTGTAGCCGCTGCTACCATGGCTGCACATGGACAGATTAGTCCGGCAGTTGCAGGTAGCGCAGCCATTATCTCTTCTATGGCCAGCGCACTAATTGATCTGCCGATTGTTTGGAAAACAATACACGATAAAAAAATCGTCAGGACTTTTACCTATAAATTATTGAGTATTATTTTAGTAGGTATTACCATGATTGTACTGGATCGTGTTTTTCAACTTTCTGAGATATTCGTCAGCTATTTACAATAA
- a CDS encoding tetratricopeptide repeat protein has product MKDEIRMAVSLPEKLENEVFELSDLACELLEEGKVEEALEKIKLAWEKVPEPGYNTSVSHLILSALIPILNTAGQHNEALRLTKEWIADLENSGYRIYHTLPYILHGETLLFLKDADAAKESFYQAVKYGAKKRDFSDQPGFYLEVAQKKLNDNQEIMALFEEKVLSRSVTILRPETAELSAEVSERIEDLSEQGNELFEEEKYRECIQVWNEALALIPEPQNTYREAFWLETSIGDCYFMLNDFEQSLVHFLNAKGNIETNAHENPFVMLRLGELFLEGAHFNDAKEFLLRAYMLEGKEIFEAEDQKYFVFLEQNVELNKPG; this is encoded by the coding sequence ATGAAAGACGAGATACGTATGGCAGTTTCCCTGCCAGAGAAATTAGAAAACGAAGTGTTTGAATTAAGCGATCTGGCTTGTGAATTACTGGAGGAAGGTAAGGTCGAAGAGGCATTGGAAAAAATAAAGCTTGCCTGGGAGAAAGTGCCGGAACCTGGGTACAATACTTCTGTATCTCATCTGATCTTATCTGCTTTAATTCCTATTTTGAATACAGCAGGCCAGCATAATGAGGCATTGCGGCTGACTAAAGAATGGATAGCAGATCTTGAAAATTCCGGTTACAGAATCTATCATACGCTGCCTTATATCTTACACGGAGAAACGTTGTTATTTCTTAAAGATGCGGATGCAGCAAAAGAATCTTTTTACCAGGCGGTAAAGTATGGTGCTAAAAAAAGAGATTTTAGTGACCAGCCTGGTTTTTATCTCGAGGTGGCACAAAAGAAACTGAATGACAATCAGGAGATTATGGCACTCTTTGAGGAGAAGGTTTTGTCCCGGTCGGTTACCATATTAAGACCTGAAACCGCGGAACTGTCAGCGGAGGTCAGTGAGCGTATTGAAGATTTAAGCGAACAGGGAAACGAGTTATTTGAAGAAGAAAAATATAGGGAATGTATTCAAGTCTGGAATGAGGCTTTAGCCTTGATTCCTGAACCCCAAAACACTTATAGGGAAGCGTTCTGGCTGGAAACTTCCATTGGAGATTGCTATTTTATGCTGAATGATTTCGAACAATCATTAGTGCATTTTTTAAATGCAAAAGGAAATATCGAAACCAATGCTCATGAAAATCCATTTGTAATGTTGCGTTTAGGAGAGTTGTTTTTAGAAGGGGCGCATTTTAATGACGCCAAAGAATTCCTGCTCCGCGCTTATATGCTGGAAGGCAAGGAAATATTTGAGGCAGAAGACCAAAAGTACTTTGTGTTTTTAGAACAAAATGTTGAACTCAATAAACCTGGTTAA
- a CDS encoding DEAD/DEAH box helicase, translating to MPFKSLGLSPALLIALIDQKFTVPTPIQQTAIPAILNKKDVLAIAKTGSGKTASYVLPLLMNLQQTSGVKNRYANVLVLVPTRELAEQVKEVFQTFSKAIPEPVKTLAVYGGVSINPQMMAMQGVNILVATPGRLLELVDSKAVHLSSIEALVLDEADKMLNLGFKEEVNKIIALLPEKRQNILLSATLNADLQHIHQILLHDPVVIKIAEEEESLDLINQVAYIVSDEKKGPFLRYLINHHEMKQVLVFASSVKQADAIVNKLRKNNIDAKAIHSKKSQGARTDALTHFKSGKLKVLVATDLMARGIDINFLPFVINYELPRSPKDYVHRIGRTGRADKPGDAISLVSQNELHHFEIIQKKMGKKVDLIDSENISLA from the coding sequence ATGCCTTTTAAATCCCTCGGTTTATCGCCTGCTTTATTAATAGCACTGATAGATCAGAAATTCACAGTACCCACCCCTATTCAACAAACAGCTATACCAGCTATACTAAATAAAAAAGATGTCTTAGCCATTGCCAAAACAGGCTCTGGTAAAACTGCAAGTTATGTTTTACCGCTTTTAATGAACCTGCAACAAACATCAGGTGTAAAAAACCGCTATGCAAATGTATTGGTTCTGGTGCCTACACGTGAACTTGCTGAACAGGTTAAAGAGGTTTTCCAGACCTTCAGCAAAGCAATTCCTGAGCCTGTTAAAACACTGGCAGTGTATGGTGGTGTTTCTATTAACCCACAAATGATGGCTATGCAGGGTGTAAATATATTGGTTGCAACACCAGGCAGATTATTGGAATTAGTAGACTCAAAGGCAGTACACTTATCCAGTATTGAAGCGTTGGTACTGGACGAGGCAGATAAAATGCTTAACCTGGGATTTAAAGAGGAAGTCAACAAAATCATTGCGCTTTTACCTGAAAAGCGTCAAAACATACTACTATCAGCCACATTGAATGCCGATCTTCAACATATTCATCAAATCTTACTGCATGATCCTGTGGTTATCAAGATAGCTGAAGAAGAGGAATCGCTCGACCTGATCAACCAGGTAGCTTATATTGTTTCAGATGAAAAGAAAGGGCCGTTTTTACGTTACCTGATCAACCATCATGAAATGAAACAAGTACTGGTCTTTGCTTCTTCTGTTAAACAGGCTGATGCTATTGTCAACAAGCTTCGTAAAAATAATATTGATGCAAAAGCTATTCACAGTAAGAAAAGCCAGGGCGCAAGAACTGATGCTTTAACACATTTCAAATCAGGAAAGCTTAAGGTATTAGTAGCCACAGATTTAATGGCCAGAGGAATTGATATTAATTTCCTTCCTTTTGTGATCAATTATGAATTACCACGTTCACCAAAGGATTATGTTCACCGTATCGGAAGAACTGGCCGTGCAGATAAACCAGGAGATGCAATTTCATTGGTTAGCCAGAATGAATTACATCATTTTGAAATCATTCAAAAGAAAATGGGTAAAAAGGTAGACTTAATTGACAGCGAAAATATCTCTTTAGCTTAA
- a CDS encoding AraC family transcriptional regulator, which translates to MRLQHIDRSGRGEMHFLTGELKLNELIEEHRSKIFLTLALNTGEPQKITVDGVAYDFPSWSIIPIYANQPFHFHNPETVTIWQYNREFYCMADNHVEISCIGLIFLGYSKKLFIEIAQEHRQKISTLIEIFIEEFDSGDYIKTDMLLTLLKRFIIILTRLARDQYFGDVIFIDDKFDLIRQFNFYVEGNFRKEHKVQFYAGLMNKSPKTLSNIFTLYNYNSPMSIIHDRIVNEAKRLLFYTDKSAKEIAYELGFEDAAHFSRFFKNSTSQNPSGFRKNAIV; encoded by the coding sequence ATGCGTTTACAACATATAGATAGAAGCGGGAGAGGTGAAATGCATTTTCTGACCGGAGAATTGAAACTTAATGAGCTGATTGAAGAACATCGGAGCAAAATTTTCCTGACGCTGGCGCTTAATACTGGTGAACCACAGAAAATAACTGTGGATGGAGTGGCTTATGATTTTCCTTCCTGGAGCATTATTCCAATATATGCAAATCAGCCTTTTCATTTCCATAATCCTGAAACAGTAACCATCTGGCAATATAACAGGGAGTTTTATTGCATGGCAGATAACCATGTAGAGATTAGCTGTATCGGACTGATCTTTCTGGGTTATTCTAAAAAACTTTTTATAGAAATAGCTCAGGAACATCGTCAAAAAATTTCCACATTGATAGAGATATTTATTGAAGAATTTGATTCAGGAGATTATATTAAAACAGATATGCTGCTGACTTTACTCAAACGCTTTATTATCATATTGACCAGGCTGGCCAGAGATCAGTATTTTGGTGATGTTATTTTTATTGATGATAAGTTTGATCTGATCCGTCAGTTTAATTTTTATGTGGAAGGGAATTTCCGTAAAGAACATAAGGTACAGTTCTATGCCGGTTTGATGAATAAATCGCCTAAAACATTATCCAACATTTTTACACTATACAATTATAACTCTCCAATGTCCATTATCCATGACCGTATTGTTAATGAGGCCAAGAGGTTATTATTTTATACTGATAAATCTGCAAAAGAGATTGCCTATGAACTTGGTTTTGAAGATGCTGCTCATTTTAGCAGGTTTTTTAAAAATAGTACAAGTCAAAATCCTTCTGGATTTCGTAAAAATGCAATAGTTTAA
- a CDS encoding helix-turn-helix domain-containing protein has product MPQETSLEEFYQKVTATLPVDINREIGHFNVFDIETLFDRKTGTRIMPYSRRAYYKISLIRGKNRAEYADKVIEIPESALLFATPKIPYNWVAHDDDQTGLFCIFTAEFLAKNKVGVALDDLPIFQPGQLPIFQLTSEESAELEIIFRKMHREMDSSYIYKYDLIRNFVMEVIHYGQKLQPISPFHVVQNAAERITSLFVELLERQFPIETSAQRLMLRTAKDYADRLAVHVNHLNKVLKESSGQTTTSIITLRVIQEAKILLKQTDWSISDISYSLGFDDLAHFSNFFKKQTSITPIAFRS; this is encoded by the coding sequence ATGCCTCAGGAAACATCCTTAGAAGAATTTTATCAAAAAGTTACGGCCACTCTTCCTGTAGATATCAACAGGGAGATTGGCCATTTCAATGTTTTTGACATTGAGACACTGTTTGATCGGAAAACCGGTACCCGGATTATGCCTTATAGTAGAAGGGCTTATTATAAGATTAGTTTGATCAGAGGTAAAAACAGGGCGGAATATGCTGATAAAGTGATTGAAATCCCTGAAAGCGCCCTGCTTTTTGCAACGCCAAAAATCCCTTATAACTGGGTAGCGCATGATGATGATCAGACCGGGCTTTTCTGCATTTTTACAGCAGAATTCCTGGCCAAAAATAAGGTTGGGGTAGCTTTGGATGATTTGCCTATCTTTCAGCCAGGTCAATTGCCCATCTTTCAGCTGACATCGGAAGAAAGTGCCGAACTTGAAATTATTTTCAGGAAAATGCACAGGGAAATGGACTCCAGCTATATTTATAAATATGATCTGATCCGTAATTTCGTGATGGAAGTGATCCATTATGGACAAAAATTACAACCTATATCTCCATTTCATGTCGTGCAAAATGCTGCGGAAAGAATCACCTCATTGTTTGTGGAACTATTGGAAAGACAGTTTCCAATTGAAACTTCAGCGCAAAGATTGATGCTGCGTACGGCTAAGGATTATGCAGACCGGCTTGCGGTACATGTCAATCACCTGAATAAAGTATTGAAGGAAAGCTCTGGCCAAACGACGACCAGTATTATTACACTGCGGGTCATTCAAGAAGCAAAAATATTGCTGAAGCAAACGGACTGGAGTATTTCGGACATCAGTTATAGCTTAGGATTCGATGATCTGGCTCACTTTTCAAACTTCTTCAAAAAGCAAACCTCGATTACGCCAATTGCATTTCGCTCGTAG
- a CDS encoding SDR family NAD(P)-dependent oxidoreductase, with protein sequence MENKSKIALVTGGSRGLGKNMALKLAEKGIDVIITYLSKEEEAQKVVTQIKEAGQNAVALRLDTGDLKSFDSFFEQLRGTLKDTFHADKFDFLINNAGVGHNTLIKDMSEEVFDQLMNVHFKGVYFLTQKALELLNDQGGIVNVSTGLSRMSMFGYSAYAAMKGAIEVFTRYLAAELGARGINANSIAPGAIETDFGGGVVRDNEQINKHISGITALGRVGLPEDIGGVVAFLCTPDAKWITAQRIEVSGGMSL encoded by the coding sequence ATGGAGAACAAGAGTAAAATAGCGTTAGTTACTGGCGGTAGTCGCGGACTAGGTAAAAATATGGCACTTAAACTTGCGGAGAAAGGTATTGATGTCATTATCACTTATTTGAGTAAAGAAGAAGAAGCACAGAAAGTGGTTACACAAATTAAAGAGGCTGGACAAAATGCGGTAGCTCTGCGTTTGGATACTGGTGATTTGAAGAGCTTTGATTCGTTTTTTGAACAATTAAGAGGAACGCTTAAGGATACATTCCATGCAGATAAATTTGATTTTTTAATCAATAATGCTGGGGTGGGGCACAATACCTTAATTAAGGATATGAGTGAGGAAGTGTTTGATCAACTGATGAATGTACATTTTAAAGGGGTTTACTTTCTGACACAAAAGGCATTAGAGCTGCTGAATGATCAGGGTGGTATTGTCAATGTTTCTACAGGTCTTTCCCGGATGAGCATGTTTGGGTATTCTGCTTATGCAGCTATGAAAGGGGCAATAGAGGTTTTCACGAGGTATCTTGCAGCAGAGCTGGGCGCCAGAGGGATCAATGCGAATTCCATAGCACCAGGAGCTATCGAAACTGATTTTGGAGGTGGAGTTGTGCGTGACAATGAGCAGATTAATAAACACATCAGTGGTATTACTGCGCTTGGCCGGGTTGGTTTGCCTGAAGATATTGGCGGTGTTGTTGCTTTCTTATGTACACCAGATGCTAAATGGATTACTGCACAGCGTATTGAAGTTTCAGGAGGAATGAGCCTTTAA
- the xylA gene encoding xylose isomerase, whose translation MTRIVIGKKEFFKGITQVQFEGLESDNPLAFRWYDPNRIVAGKTMKEHFKFACAYWHSFNGNGSDPFGGATHVFPWDEKKDAVERAKDKMDAAFEFITKMQLPYYCFHDVDIVDYGDDIAENERRLQTLVDYAKEKQASSGVKLLWGTANLFSHKRYMNGASTNPDFHVLAHGAAQVKAALDATIALGGENYVFWGGREGYMSLLNTNMKREQEHLAKFLHTAKDYARNQGFLGTFFIEPKPCEPSKHQYDYDAATVKSFLQEYDLLADFKMNIEVNHATLAGHTFQHELQVAADSGLLGSIDANRGDYQNGWDTDQFPTDINELTEAMLIILESGGLKGGGVNFDAKIRRNSTDPADLFYAHVGGMDIFARALVTADAILQKSDYQKIRADRYASFDSGKGAEFEQGKLSLEDLRNYAVQNGEPEVRSGKQEYLENLINRYI comes from the coding sequence ATGACAAGAATAGTAATTGGAAAAAAAGAGTTTTTTAAAGGAATAACACAAGTTCAATTTGAAGGTTTAGAAAGTGATAATCCGCTGGCCTTTAGATGGTACGATCCAAATAGGATAGTAGCCGGTAAAACCATGAAAGAACATTTTAAGTTTGCTTGCGCTTACTGGCATTCATTTAATGGGAATGGGAGTGATCCTTTTGGCGGAGCTACACATGTTTTTCCGTGGGATGAAAAGAAAGATGCAGTAGAGCGGGCAAAAGATAAAATGGATGCTGCTTTTGAATTTATCACCAAAATGCAACTGCCTTATTACTGTTTCCACGATGTGGATATTGTCGATTATGGAGATGATATTGCTGAAAATGAACGCCGGTTACAAACTTTGGTTGATTATGCTAAAGAAAAACAGGCCAGCAGTGGAGTCAAATTACTCTGGGGAACAGCCAATTTATTCAGCCATAAACGTTATATGAATGGTGCATCTACCAATCCGGATTTTCATGTGCTGGCACATGGCGCTGCACAGGTAAAAGCTGCTTTAGATGCAACCATAGCGCTTGGCGGAGAGAACTATGTTTTCTGGGGCGGCAGAGAAGGTTACATGAGCTTATTAAATACCAATATGAAACGGGAGCAGGAGCATCTGGCTAAATTTCTTCATACTGCGAAAGATTATGCAAGAAATCAAGGGTTTTTAGGGACATTTTTTATTGAACCTAAACCGTGTGAACCTTCTAAACATCAATATGATTATGACGCTGCTACGGTAAAGAGCTTTTTACAGGAGTACGATTTGCTTGCAGATTTTAAAATGAATATTGAAGTGAACCACGCCACTTTAGCCGGGCATACTTTTCAGCATGAGTTACAGGTTGCAGCGGATAGCGGTTTGCTGGGGTCAATAGATGCCAATCGTGGCGATTATCAAAATGGATGGGATACGGATCAGTTTCCGACAGATATCAATGAACTGACTGAAGCGATGCTGATTATTTTGGAAAGCGGCGGTTTAAAAGGGGGAGGTGTAAATTTTGACGCCAAGATTCGCAGAAACTCAACTGATCCTGCTGATTTGTTTTATGCCCATGTGGGTGGTATGGATATTTTTGCAAGGGCTTTAGTTACTGCTGATGCGATTCTTCAAAAATCAGATTATCAAAAGATAAGGGCTGATCGCTATGCTTCTTTTGATAGTGGTAAAGGCGCGGAATTTGAGCAGGGTAAATTAAGTTTAGAAGATTTGAGGAACTATGCGGTACAAAACGGAGAACCCGAAGTCCGTAGCGGAAAACAGGAATATCTGGAAAATCTGATTAACAGATATATCTAG
- a CDS encoding xylulokinase, giving the protein MYLLGIDIGTSSIKVSVVDIQTRKRIATAQYPDQEVEIKSLHPGWAEQSPEDWWQNAIHAVLRLNAIGSFDPEQIKAIGIAYQMHGLVIVDQEQNVLRDSIIWCDSRAVELGEEAFAEIGQDRCLHQLLNSPGNFTASKLAWVKNNEPEIYKKIAKAMLPGDFIAMKLTGSITTSISALSEGIFWDFSSDKLSKDIMGYYGFDQDLIPVIKPLFSVHGQLKADIAEQLGLQEGIPVAYKSGDQPNNALSLNVLRPGEVAATAGTSGVIYGVSDALIYDPESRVNTFAHVTYSTTQKHTGVLLCINGTGSMYRWAKHNFAPNLSYEALNELAATAPIGSKGLKVLPFGNGAERILKNKYTGAQLLGIDLNLHGKPEIFRAVQEGIAFAFRYGLDIMRESGMQPKVIRAGMANLFLSEVFAQTFVDVTGVPVALYENDGSVGAAIGSGIGAGIFEDAEEAFIHHEPVRYLEPKNTAAYEPLYTEWKNLLNKALSS; this is encoded by the coding sequence ATGTATTTACTAGGAATCGATATCGGTACATCTTCCATCAAGGTTTCGGTGGTGGATATACAAACCAGGAAAAGGATTGCCACAGCGCAGTATCCTGATCAAGAGGTGGAAATTAAATCTCTCCATCCGGGCTGGGCTGAACAGTCTCCTGAAGATTGGTGGCAAAATGCAATTCACGCTGTGCTCAGGTTAAATGCCATTGGAAGTTTTGATCCGGAGCAGATCAAGGCTATTGGTATTGCTTATCAAATGCATGGACTGGTCATTGTGGATCAAGAACAGAACGTGCTGCGGGATAGTATAATCTGGTGTGACAGCAGAGCGGTTGAATTGGGAGAAGAAGCTTTTGCAGAAATCGGGCAGGATAGATGTTTACATCAGCTGCTCAATTCCCCGGGTAATTTTACAGCTTCAAAACTGGCCTGGGTTAAGAATAACGAGCCTGAAATTTATAAAAAGATAGCTAAAGCAATGCTTCCGGGTGATTTTATTGCGATGAAACTGACCGGAAGTATCACAACGAGTATTTCTGCATTGTCTGAAGGTATATTCTGGGATTTTAGTTCGGATAAGTTATCAAAAGATATCATGGGATATTATGGTTTTGATCAGGATTTAATTCCTGTTATCAAACCATTATTCTCTGTGCATGGACAATTAAAGGCAGACATTGCGGAACAATTGGGGTTGCAGGAAGGAATTCCGGTTGCTTATAAATCAGGTGACCAGCCTAATAATGCACTGTCTTTAAACGTACTCAGACCGGGGGAGGTTGCGGCAACTGCCGGCACATCCGGCGTGATTTATGGTGTTAGCGATGCGTTAATTTATGATCCGGAATCCAGAGTCAATACGTTTGCTCATGTGACTTACAGTACAACTCAAAAACATACAGGTGTATTGTTGTGCATCAATGGAACCGGAAGTATGTACCGGTGGGCAAAACATAATTTCGCACCAAATTTGTCTTATGAGGCGCTGAATGAACTTGCTGCGACTGCACCTATAGGTAGCAAAGGTTTAAAAGTCCTGCCTTTTGGCAATGGTGCAGAACGTATACTGAAAAATAAATATACGGGTGCACAATTGCTTGGAATTGACCTTAACCTGCATGGAAAGCCCGAAATATTCAGAGCGGTACAAGAGGGAATAGCCTTTGCATTTCGTTATGGGCTGGATATTATGCGGGAAAGCGGTATGCAGCCAAAGGTGATCAGGGCGGGGATGGCCAATCTGTTTCTAAGTGAGGTTTTTGCACAGACCTTTGTAGATGTGACCGGTGTGCCTGTAGCGCTGTATGAAAATGATGGCAGTGTGGGCGCTGCAATTGGTTCAGGTATTGGTGCGGGGATTTTTGAAGATGCCGAAGAAGCGTTCATTCATCATGAACCGGTCAGGTATTTGGAGCCGAAAAATACAGCAGCCTATGAGCCGCTGTATACTGAATGGAAAAATCTTCTAAATAAAGCTTTATCAAGCTGA
- a CDS encoding gluconate 2-dehydrogenase subunit 3 family protein, with product MERRELLKMIALLTGGVMIGGNALLTGCSPEKGKLLNNSIFSRQDQDFLDEVADTILPATKTPGAKAAKVGAFMTVMVNDCYEEKDQKVFKEGIAKLNAACEKMHGCEFMKASKEQKPALLVILDQEAKAYQAKRGDLPAHYFTMMKQLTLLGYFSSEPGCTKAMRYIAVPGHYEGSVPYKKGDKAWA from the coding sequence ATGGAAAGAAGAGAACTTTTAAAGATGATTGCACTGCTTACTGGTGGTGTGATGATTGGAGGTAATGCTTTACTGACTGGCTGTAGCCCTGAAAAGGGAAAATTGCTAAATAATTCAATCTTTAGCAGGCAGGATCAGGATTTTTTGGACGAAGTAGCTGATACGATATTACCTGCTACAAAAACTCCCGGAGCCAAGGCGGCTAAAGTGGGGGCTTTTATGACGGTGATGGTGAATGATTGTTATGAAGAAAAAGATCAGAAAGTATTTAAGGAGGGGATTGCTAAACTCAATGCAGCCTGTGAAAAGATGCATGGCTGTGAATTTATGAAGGCCAGCAAGGAGCAAAAACCGGCCTTACTGGTTATACTGGATCAGGAAGCTAAAGCATATCAGGCTAAAAGAGGTGACTTACCTGCCCATTATTTTACCATGATGAAGCAATTGACACTTTTGGGGTATTTTTCTTCAGAACCCGGTTGTACTAAGGCAATGCGTTACATCGCTGTACCAGGCCATTATGAAGGATCAGTTCCTTATAAAAAAGGCGATAAAGCCTGGGCTTAG